A genomic segment from Bacillus mesophilus encodes:
- a CDS encoding bifunctional GNAT family N-acetyltransferase/carbon-nitrogen hydrolase family protein, producing MSTKIDLTKFEKRMIIRRIVEQDFDSIIAMQQECFPGMVPWEKEHLESHLEHFPEGQLCAEYDGKIIGSCSSLIINFDEYDDKHTWDDITDEGYITNHNPDGFNLYGIEVMVHPEYRRMKVGQRLYDARKDLARELNLKSIIIGGRIPNYHKYAEEMSPRQYVKEVSMHKVYDPVLSFQLMNGFTLMRINPNYLEDDQASYKYATLMEWNNIDYRGKTKRHFQTSFPVRVCAIQYAMKQIESFEEFAKQVEYYTDVAADFESDFAVFPEIFTTQLLSFVHEKTPSQAIRRLTEFTEQYLELFANLAVKYNVNIIGGSHFVNEDEKIYNIAYLFRRDGTIEKQYKIHITPNEKRWWGVSAGDEVKVFDTDCGKIAIQVCYDIEFPELARIATDKGANIIFTPFCTEDRQGYLRVRLCAQARAIENQVYTVIAGTVGNLPQVENMDIQYAQSGIFTPSDFEFARDGVAAECNPNLETVVVADVDLEILRRQRKSGTVRQLRDRRRDLYEIRYKN from the coding sequence ATGTCAACAAAGATTGATTTAACCAAGTTTGAAAAACGTATGATTATAAGAAGAATCGTGGAACAGGACTTTGACTCGATCATTGCAATGCAACAGGAGTGTTTTCCTGGAATGGTTCCATGGGAAAAGGAGCATCTTGAGTCACATCTAGAACACTTCCCAGAAGGACAACTCTGTGCAGAATATGATGGGAAGATTATCGGCTCCTGCTCAAGCTTAATCATTAACTTTGATGAATATGATGATAAACATACATGGGATGACATTACAGATGAAGGTTACATAACGAATCATAATCCAGATGGTTTTAATTTATATGGTATCGAGGTAATGGTTCATCCTGAATATAGACGAATGAAGGTTGGCCAGCGATTATATGATGCACGTAAAGATTTAGCAAGAGAGCTAAATTTAAAAAGTATCATTATAGGTGGTCGAATTCCAAATTATCATAAATATGCTGAAGAGATGTCACCTCGTCAATATGTAAAAGAAGTGTCCATGCACAAGGTGTATGATCCTGTTCTTTCTTTTCAGCTCATGAATGGGTTTACCTTGATGAGAATTAACCCGAACTATTTAGAGGACGATCAAGCCTCTTATAAATATGCGACATTAATGGAATGGAACAATATTGATTATCGCGGGAAAACGAAACGTCATTTTCAAACTTCTTTCCCTGTACGAGTTTGTGCCATTCAATATGCTATGAAACAGATTGAGTCCTTTGAAGAGTTTGCCAAACAAGTAGAGTATTACACAGATGTTGCGGCTGACTTTGAATCCGATTTTGCCGTATTCCCAGAAATCTTTACTACTCAATTATTATCTTTCGTGCATGAGAAAACACCGAGCCAAGCAATACGAAGGCTTACAGAGTTTACAGAGCAATATTTAGAGTTATTTGCAAACCTAGCTGTTAAATATAATGTTAATATTATCGGTGGTTCACACTTTGTAAATGAAGATGAAAAGATCTATAATATTGCGTATTTATTTAGAAGAGATGGAACCATTGAAAAGCAATACAAAATCCATATCACTCCTAATGAGAAGCGTTGGTGGGGTGTTAGTGCCGGTGATGAAGTAAAGGTATTTGATACGGATTGTGGAAAGATTGCGATCCAGGTTTGTTATGATATCGAGTTTCCTGAGTTAGCGAGAATCGCAACAGACAAGGGTGCCAACATCATCTTCACACCATTCTGTACAGAGGACAGACAAGGTTACTTGCGGGTCCGTCTTTGTGCACAGGCTCGTGCAATTGAGAACCAAGTGTATACCGTCATTGCGGGAACTGTTGGCAACCTTCCACAAGTGGAAAATATGGATATACAGTATGCTCAATCAGGTATCTTCACGCCTTCTGATTTTGAGTTTGCAAGAGATGGGGTAGCAGCAGAATGTAACCCTAATCTTGAAACCGTCGTTGTCGCAGACGTAGATTTAGAAATACTAAGAAGACAACGTAAAAGTGGAACGGTAAGACAGCTTCGCGACCGTCGCCGTGATCTATATGAAATTCGTTATAAAAATTAA
- a CDS encoding CBS domain-containing protein — protein MNLLRDIMTENVATVSPSQTVQDAARLMSDYNVGSIPVVDQGRVIGIITDRDITLRSTAQGLTSTTAVSEVMSSHVIWGTPEMNVEEAASLMAEKQIRRLPIVEHDQLIGVIALGDIATNEMFDEEAEAALTNISIPSQPEV, from the coding sequence ATGAATTTACTTCGAGACATTATGACTGAAAATGTTGCAACTGTTTCTCCATCCCAAACTGTTCAAGACGCAGCTAGGTTAATGAGTGATTATAATGTTGGTTCTATTCCTGTTGTCGATCAGGGAAGAGTAATCGGGATCATCACAGACCGTGACATCACGTTACGATCAACAGCTCAAGGCTTAACCAGCACAACAGCTGTGTCAGAAGTTATGTCTTCACACGTCATTTGGGGAACACCAGAAATGAATGTTGAGGAAGCAGCAAGTCTGATGGCAGAAAAACAAATTCGCCGTCTCCCTATAGTGGAGCACGATCAACTAATCGGAGTCATTGCTTTAGGAGATATTGCAACAAACGAAATGTTTGACGAGGAAGCAGAAGCAGCTTTAACAAATATTTCGATTCCTTCCCAGCCTGAAGTATAG
- a CDS encoding gluconate 2-dehydrogenase subunit 3 family protein — MSHPKQTYYKDYNVMSEWDEWDPTTQSVLQHRLSRSETSFFRENEKDVLLSLIPILFPSHLGDVSINVIAIFDQRCQTMTGFVKGISIRKIDVIKTGLESVMQQSFDQYQMPFSTLENTTQKQIVQDLEKNVGYKNCWQHVSPRLFFKTLMEELLPINYSDPALWSKIGYGGPAYPRGYYAFGPNQFDKWEAKVHE; from the coding sequence TTGTCACACCCGAAGCAAACGTACTACAAAGATTATAATGTTATGTCGGAATGGGATGAATGGGATCCAACCACACAGTCTGTACTTCAACATAGATTATCTAGAAGTGAGACCTCTTTTTTTAGAGAGAATGAAAAGGATGTTTTACTATCATTGATTCCGATCTTATTTCCTTCTCATTTGGGAGACGTCTCTATAAATGTCATTGCTATTTTTGATCAACGCTGTCAAACCATGACCGGATTCGTAAAAGGCATTTCAATCAGAAAAATAGATGTGATTAAAACAGGGCTAGAATCAGTCATGCAACAATCATTTGATCAATACCAAATGCCCTTTTCCACATTAGAAAATACTACACAAAAGCAGATTGTACAAGATTTGGAGAAGAATGTTGGCTATAAAAATTGTTGGCAGCATGTTTCACCACGTCTTTTCTTTAAAACGCTTATGGAGGAACTTCTCCCCATCAACTACTCAGACCCAGCACTTTGGTCCAAGATTGGTTACGGTGGTCCCGCTTACCCGAGAGGTTATTATGCGTTTGGTCCAAACCAATTTGATAAATGGGAGGCTAAAGTGCATGAATGA
- a CDS encoding GMC family oxidoreductase yields MNEIDVCIVGMGASGSVIAAELSKAGLTVVGLDAGPLREPKRDFASDELEAEKLFWNDPRISTGNDPINLSRSNSGKGVGGSAVHYTAQMLRFHHSDFRTYSEEGVGEDWPIQYEDLEPYYDRMQKILYLSGPNKFPWEPYGGPYPLPQHHDLSNNSLKFREGCEKLGLKHSVSPLAILSVPHHDREPCINRGFCEEGCMPDSKTTPLNTFVPEAVKHGAKIISDAMVTQLLMKKDGTIDGVLYQKDGQEHQLHARLVILASYAVETPRLLLNSANSMFPDGIANSSGVVGQYIMTNTNDQMIVKYNEEIRMYRGNPVQAITLDPYEQGKKEGFARGFIMNSYGHRPVRLAGLFFDNDSSRYGEKLREIMLDYNHYGSFAMLGEVLPQKKNKVTLSDEKDQYGLPVPKVHFSFHENDIKIRKAAKDLLSNVGIASGGEPLYHLKSTAHLMGGCRMGNDPATSVVNSYGQTHDVKNLFIVGTPTYVTAPSANPTLTTYSLALRSSEYILEQLKSQAI; encoded by the coding sequence ATGAATGAGATCGATGTTTGTATTGTAGGAATGGGTGCATCCGGAAGTGTCATTGCTGCAGAGCTTTCAAAAGCCGGGTTAACGGTTGTTGGTTTAGATGCAGGGCCATTGCGTGAGCCGAAGCGAGATTTTGCAAGCGATGAACTGGAGGCTGAAAAGCTCTTTTGGAATGATCCACGAATTAGTACAGGAAATGACCCTATTAACTTATCAAGAAGCAACTCAGGAAAAGGTGTCGGTGGTAGTGCCGTTCATTATACAGCCCAGATGCTAAGGTTTCACCATTCTGACTTTAGAACGTACTCTGAAGAAGGTGTTGGTGAGGATTGGCCTATTCAATATGAAGATTTAGAGCCCTATTATGATCGGATGCAGAAAATCCTTTATTTGTCTGGACCTAATAAATTTCCGTGGGAGCCATATGGTGGACCATACCCTCTTCCACAGCATCATGACTTAAGTAATAACTCGTTAAAGTTTAGAGAAGGCTGTGAAAAGCTAGGTCTTAAGCACTCCGTTTCACCATTGGCGATATTGTCTGTTCCACATCATGATAGGGAACCTTGCATCAATCGTGGATTTTGTGAAGAAGGCTGCATGCCTGATTCAAAAACCACACCACTTAATACATTTGTTCCAGAGGCGGTTAAACATGGAGCAAAGATTATTAGTGACGCTATGGTTACACAGCTTTTAATGAAGAAGGATGGAACCATAGACGGAGTTCTGTACCAAAAAGATGGACAGGAGCATCAACTTCATGCTCGGCTGGTGATTTTAGCTTCCTATGCCGTTGAGACTCCTCGTCTGCTTCTTAACTCTGCCAATTCAATGTTCCCGGATGGAATTGCAAATTCTAGCGGAGTCGTTGGTCAATATATTATGACAAATACAAATGATCAAATGATTGTTAAATATAATGAAGAAATTAGAATGTACCGCGGGAATCCCGTTCAAGCCATTACTCTTGATCCTTATGAGCAGGGTAAGAAAGAAGGTTTTGCAAGAGGATTTATTATGAATTCCTACGGTCATCGTCCTGTCCGTCTAGCTGGTCTCTTCTTTGATAATGATTCAAGCCGTTATGGCGAGAAGCTTCGTGAAATCATGCTTGATTATAACCATTATGGATCCTTTGCCATGCTCGGAGAAGTACTTCCACAAAAGAAAAATAAAGTCACTTTAAGTGACGAGAAAGATCAGTATGGATTACCTGTGCCTAAGGTCCATTTCTCTTTTCATGAAAATGATATTAAAATTCGCAAGGCCGCTAAAGACCTACTGTCTAATGTAGGAATCGCTTCAGGTGGTGAACCATTGTACCACTTGAAATCAACTGCTCACTTAATGGGTGGCTGCCGTATGGGAAATGATCCTGCTACATCGGTTGTTAACAGCTATGGACAAACACATGATGTGAAAAATTTGTTTATAGTTGGGACACCAACATATGTAACAGCTCCCTCAGCAAATCCAACACTTACAACATATTCTCTTGCACTACGTTCTTCAGAATATATTTTAGAACAGTTAAAATCACAGGCAATTTAG
- a CDS encoding spore germination protein, producing the protein MNIWEQWMKQADKSNKGQDQENITSHSKGKVTEQGILDQFKDIDDFQNITLTTGENQVIQLYYLDSLVDQKMIHSYIIKPLHESGNLDQISHAKPIKMDELPKVIQEISNGNTIIYSKSTEGLLQVETYGPAERAVAAPENESTVLGPQESFTESLNTSLSLIKKRIKSPNLKTKFYPMGTETRGKVAILYMENIANEENVQRVIRRIENVEYQGFIGLAMLKQMLEDKPYSPFPQFLITVRPDFTVEHLLDGRIIVILDGSPEAAIAPASFLEMFISPEDLYNRWTTATLLRAIRFFGFFITILFTSTYVSVLTYHVEMLPPALLNILTESREKVPFPPIIEVLIMEMVIEILREAGARMPTKIGQTLGIVGGIVIGTAAVEAGIASNIIIVLVAVSALLSFLPTNYLMSNAARFTRYIFIVAAGMLGMFGQAIALAWLLAHLSNITSLGTPYMSPIPRKWTDLQKNIIRMPWNFIVSRMGISRAKKDATRPTGEE; encoded by the coding sequence ATGAATATTTGGGAACAATGGATGAAACAAGCCGATAAATCGAATAAAGGACAGGACCAAGAAAATATAACCTCTCACTCAAAGGGTAAAGTGACAGAGCAGGGAATCCTAGACCAATTTAAGGATATTGATGATTTCCAAAATATCACCCTCACTACTGGGGAAAATCAGGTAATTCAACTTTATTATTTGGATTCTCTTGTTGATCAAAAGATGATTCACTCATATATTATTAAGCCCCTCCATGAATCGGGAAACCTTGATCAGATTAGTCATGCTAAACCGATTAAAATGGATGAGTTGCCAAAGGTGATTCAAGAAATATCAAATGGTAATACAATTATATACTCAAAATCGACTGAAGGCCTTCTTCAGGTTGAAACATACGGACCTGCGGAACGTGCCGTTGCAGCTCCAGAAAACGAATCAACCGTACTAGGGCCACAAGAATCTTTTACTGAGTCTCTTAATACAAGCCTTTCTCTAATTAAGAAGAGAATAAAAAGTCCTAACTTAAAAACAAAGTTCTATCCAATGGGGACCGAAACAAGAGGCAAAGTGGCTATTCTGTATATGGAAAATATCGCAAATGAAGAAAATGTTCAAAGAGTGATTAGACGGATAGAAAATGTAGAATATCAAGGATTTATTGGTCTAGCCATGCTAAAGCAGATGCTCGAGGATAAGCCTTATTCACCTTTTCCACAGTTTTTAATTACTGTAAGGCCAGATTTTACTGTTGAGCATTTATTGGATGGAAGAATTATTGTTATTCTCGATGGTTCACCTGAGGCGGCCATTGCACCAGCGTCCTTTTTAGAAATGTTTATCAGTCCTGAGGATTTGTATAACAGATGGACAACTGCTACTTTGTTACGTGCGATTCGTTTCTTTGGCTTTTTTATTACCATCCTCTTTACTTCAACCTATGTTTCAGTTTTAACCTATCATGTTGAAATGCTCCCTCCTGCTCTTTTAAACATTTTAACTGAATCAAGGGAAAAGGTTCCCTTTCCACCTATTATTGAAGTATTGATTATGGAAATGGTTATTGAGATTTTAAGAGAGGCTGGAGCACGGATGCCGACAAAGATTGGTCAAACGCTCGGTATCGTGGGAGGTATCGTAATCGGAACGGCTGCAGTTGAGGCAGGTATCGCCAGTAATATCATAATTGTTCTTGTAGCCGTATCAGCACTTCTATCCTTTTTACCAACTAACTATTTAATGTCTAATGCTGCTCGTTTTACGAGGTATATTTTTATTGTTGCAGCAGGGATGCTTGGAATGTTTGGCCAAGCGATTGCACTAGCGTGGCTCCTAGCTCATTTAAGTAATATAACATCACTTGGTACACCTTATATGAGTCCTATTCCACGAAAATGGACCGATTTACAGAAAAATATCATCAGAATGCCTTGGAATTTCATTGTAAGTCGAATGGGGATTTCTAGAGCCAAAAAGGATGCAACTAGACCAACTGGGGAGGAGTAA
- a CDS encoding GerAB/ArcD/ProY family transporter: MDKGNIKTLNSYHVIFLVQQSLIGVGLLSLPHTLAEVGYNLWYVPFIFGVVAQLTLIPMYLLGKNYPNQSIYEVFEQLLGKWVGKLLSLLLISYCVITVASVAEFYVGILQVGTLPHETMFLPTLAIFIVLVYIVQGGIKLVARFCIIAFLLTIWMTVYLQWGITKGAFTHLLPVFDMNLSDVLNTSKGSYNTMLGYELFLVYFPYIANQQKSLKHASVGIWVSVSIYTIVCFTSVVYFTKGQLDLIKYPVLNLYKAVELSFIERIETLGISIWVFLTLSTIAIYLWAGKKGVAVLFNGDKKIHIYLLGAVAFAIILLPLFDQWEAELYEDVQPLAGYFFILLPSFLLLLHFLKKVLVKEDG, from the coding sequence ATGGACAAAGGTAATATAAAAACTCTTAATTCTTATCACGTTATCTTTCTTGTCCAACAATCATTGATTGGAGTAGGTTTACTCTCCCTCCCTCACACCCTAGCAGAGGTTGGCTATAATTTGTGGTATGTTCCTTTCATTTTTGGTGTTGTAGCGCAGTTAACCCTGATCCCAATGTACCTCCTAGGTAAAAACTACCCGAATCAAAGTATTTATGAGGTATTTGAACAGCTATTAGGGAAATGGGTGGGGAAGCTACTCTCATTATTGCTTATAAGTTATTGTGTGATTACCGTTGCGTCTGTGGCTGAATTTTACGTTGGGATTCTCCAGGTCGGAACGCTTCCTCATGAGACTATGTTCCTTCCAACCTTGGCAATCTTTATCGTTCTTGTCTATATAGTCCAAGGGGGAATAAAGCTTGTGGCTAGGTTTTGCATTATTGCCTTTTTATTAACGATATGGATGACCGTTTACTTGCAATGGGGAATCACTAAAGGTGCATTCACTCATTTACTCCCAGTATTTGATATGAATCTTTCAGATGTGTTAAACACATCTAAAGGATCGTATAACACAATGCTTGGTTACGAGCTTTTTTTAGTGTATTTTCCATATATAGCAAATCAACAAAAGTCCTTAAAACATGCCTCTGTTGGAATATGGGTCTCCGTGTCTATTTACACTATAGTTTGTTTTACGAGTGTCGTTTATTTTACAAAAGGACAATTAGATTTAATTAAATATCCTGTATTAAATTTATATAAAGCAGTTGAGTTATCATTTATTGAAAGAATTGAAACATTAGGTATATCGATATGGGTTTTCTTAACTTTATCAACAATAGCCATCTACTTATGGGCAGGTAAGAAAGGAGTAGCCGTATTATTTAATGGTGATAAAAAGATCCATATTTATCTCCTGGGTGCTGTTGCCTTCGCAATCATTCTACTTCCACTATTTGATCAATGGGAGGCAGAGTTATACGAGGACGTCCAACCACTTGCAGGGTATTTCTTTATTCTACTTCCCTCCTTCCTATTGCTATTACATTTCCTAAAAAAAGTGTTGGTGAAAGAAGATGGATAA
- a CDS encoding Ger(x)C family spore germination protein, giving the protein MDKLFITFSILLFLTGCAERIEQPSLEDIGMVGSMGFDVAEDDKIRVTISLPLPGQGDNGEIQFTENVTLAHEAIRALSRVSDRDLSVAQLRTVLFSEEFAKEVGLKKITHYLYRNPMVGDTVFIAVVKGKAEDILTKKYKANKSNSEYLNNLLHPRSSTAFHPFTTLHDFTFYKTSETGDPMTPYLEDTIEGLRISKVALFDYDKMIKTLDPEEALIASALHDDRTLADMKLNLEGDEEDSFENQIMLNFVQSKVKITSNGSLEKPFFNIKLQLTANVLEYHGPLQLDQDSDINNLEERINKELKSRAEKTIEGFKEAGVDPVLLGEHLRAHISQDEWTKDKWKEALPKMTYEVDVITEIKNSGTIR; this is encoded by the coding sequence ATGGATAAACTTTTTATAACTTTTTCAATTTTATTGTTCTTAACAGGATGTGCCGAAAGAATTGAACAACCAAGTCTTGAGGATATTGGGATGGTTGGTAGCATGGGATTTGATGTAGCAGAAGATGATAAAATCAGAGTGACGATTTCTCTCCCATTGCCAGGTCAAGGCGATAATGGAGAAATTCAATTTACCGAAAATGTGACACTAGCGCATGAAGCTATTAGAGCTCTCTCGAGAGTCTCAGATCGTGATTTAAGCGTGGCCCAACTTAGAACCGTCTTATTTAGTGAGGAATTTGCAAAAGAGGTAGGCTTAAAGAAAATCACTCACTATTTATACCGAAATCCTATGGTGGGTGACACTGTATTTATTGCAGTGGTAAAAGGCAAAGCCGAAGACATATTAACAAAGAAATATAAAGCTAATAAAAGTAATAGTGAGTATCTTAATAATTTGCTTCACCCTAGATCCTCCACCGCTTTCCATCCTTTTACAACCTTGCATGATTTCACCTTCTATAAGACTAGTGAGACAGGGGATCCTATGACACCTTACCTAGAAGACACAATTGAAGGACTAAGAATTTCTAAGGTTGCCCTTTTTGATTACGATAAAATGATAAAAACGCTGGATCCTGAAGAGGCTCTCATAGCATCTGCTCTTCATGATGACCGGACACTTGCCGATATGAAGCTAAACCTAGAAGGTGATGAGGAAGATTCATTTGAAAATCAGATCATGTTGAATTTTGTTCAATCAAAGGTGAAGATCACGAGTAATGGCAGCCTTGAAAAACCTTTTTTTAATATCAAGCTGCAATTAACTGCGAATGTTCTAGAGTATCATGGTCCCCTTCAGTTAGATCAAGATTCAGATATCAACAATCTTGAGGAGCGAATCAATAAGGAACTTAAGAGTCGTGCAGAGAAGACGATTGAAGGGTTTAAAGAAGCTGGCGTAGACCCTGTTTTGTTAGGAGAACATCTCCGTGCACATATATCACAGGATGAATGGACTAAAGATAAATGGAAAGAAGCCTTACCTAAAATGACATACGAAGTTGACGTGATTACAGAAATAAAGAATTCAGGTACAATCAGATAA
- a CDS encoding disulfide oxidoreductase translates to MKPNKHKQIETLFFSSWAISVIAAFGSLFFSEVLKYIPCELCWYQRILMYPLVILMGTAIIKKDYHTISPYILPLSILGMTISLYHYLIQKVDFMSEASISCGVVPCTGEYINWFGFITIPFLALSAFTFITVLQVIILKLRKDL, encoded by the coding sequence ATGAAGCCTAATAAACACAAACAAATCGAAACCTTATTCTTTTCTTCATGGGCTATATCCGTTATAGCTGCGTTTGGTAGCCTATTTTTTTCTGAGGTGCTAAAATATATCCCCTGTGAGCTTTGCTGGTATCAGCGGATTCTCATGTATCCACTTGTTATTTTAATGGGGACTGCTATTATTAAAAAGGATTATCACACCATATCACCTTATATTCTACCTCTCTCAATCCTTGGTATGACCATATCGCTTTACCATTACTTGATACAAAAGGTAGACTTCATGAGTGAAGCTTCCATTTCATGTGGTGTCGTGCCTTGTACAGGTGAATATATTAACTGGTTCGGTTTTATTACCATCCCATTCTTAGCATTAAGTGCTTTTACTTTCATCACCGTTTTACAAGTCATCATATTGAAACTCAGAAAGGATCTATAA
- a CDS encoding thioredoxin family protein: MKKVIIFLAIIIALFATLAFVTNYSNKQASEGNPYGKSNLKQATISQLDDPNYENQILPDELAQRLADKESLTVYFYSPECAYCRETSPVIVPMTEELGMELPLYNLLEFEEGWKTYQISSTPTLVRYEDGVEVGRVEGKVSDAQFQAWFEQYAE; the protein is encoded by the coding sequence ATGAAAAAAGTAATCATCTTTTTAGCTATTATCATTGCTTTATTTGCAACACTAGCTTTTGTGACTAATTATTCTAACAAACAGGCTTCAGAAGGAAACCCATACGGCAAAAGTAATCTCAAGCAAGCTACGATTTCCCAGTTAGATGACCCTAACTATGAAAATCAAATCTTACCAGATGAGTTGGCTCAAAGACTAGCTGATAAAGAAAGTTTAACTGTCTATTTCTATAGTCCAGAATGCGCCTATTGTAGAGAGACATCTCCAGTGATTGTGCCAATGACAGAGGAATTAGGAATGGAACTACCTTTATATAATCTATTAGAATTCGAGGAAGGCTGGAAAACCTACCAAATCTCCAGCACTCCAACACTAGTTAGATATGAAGATGGTGTGGAGGTAGGTCGTGTAGAAGGTAAAGTAAGTGATGCACAATTTCAAGCTTGGTTTGAACAATATGCTGAATAA
- a CDS encoding DUF5365 family protein → MMKIVTASTPEQENFIKELVEYMYSEVFPHYFSDTYIKELKELHVLLPETTELYNGTLKEAFQLISGMQALIAVIETIRHEDIDVHHREIFDKNTLILEEYGYKFPLTIDHFVKAKAECISLYSKPTSQYIM, encoded by the coding sequence ATGATGAAAATTGTAACAGCTTCAACTCCCGAGCAAGAGAACTTTATAAAAGAACTAGTGGAGTATATGTACTCTGAAGTGTTTCCTCATTATTTTTCAGATACGTACATAAAGGAGTTAAAGGAACTCCATGTACTGTTACCTGAGACTACAGAGTTATATAACGGTACACTAAAGGAAGCTTTTCAGCTTATATCAGGTATGCAAGCTCTAATTGCAGTCATTGAAACAATTAGGCATGAAGATATCGATGTGCATCATCGTGAAATATTTGATAAAAACACACTGATTCTTGAGGAATATGGATACAAATTCCCTTTAACCATTGATCATTTTGTAAAGGCAAAAGCAGAGTGTATTAGCTTGTATTCTAAACCAACCAGTCAATATATCATGTAA
- a CDS encoding sulfite exporter TauE/SafE family protein: MEIFFFILLGACVGILSGYFGIGGGFVLTPILLLMGLSPIVAIATSLLFTIGTSFSGIIAHFRMKNIEFKTGMVIALSGLVATQLAHPFVMLLKNLNIEEIAIPVFYILLAGYFAYTLLTHKKKEANTEVKTRNTWLAPLLIGLAGGFISTTLGVGGGFIIVPLLISFVGLQPRKAVGTSLFAVLFIVIAGFITYSTSISIDYPFAFTLIAGALIGGQLGAYLTRIFKDAEIKKFLGFLYVFTVINMVLKISGFSMVGLTISLGYIGFLLVVFTLRTIHYFKQKKNEMNTRGEAS, encoded by the coding sequence TTGGAAATTTTCTTTTTTATATTATTAGGTGCTTGTGTAGGGATTTTATCGGGTTATTTTGGAATTGGTGGTGGCTTTGTACTAACTCCCATTCTGCTATTGATGGGGCTTTCTCCAATCGTGGCAATTGCAACTAGTTTATTATTTACAATTGGTACATCGTTTTCAGGAATTATTGCTCATTTTAGAATGAAGAATATAGAGTTCAAAACAGGGATGGTTATTGCACTTTCAGGTTTAGTTGCGACACAACTTGCACATCCATTTGTTATGCTTTTAAAGAATCTAAACATTGAGGAAATCGCTATTCCAGTATTTTATATTCTACTAGCAGGGTATTTCGCTTATACTCTACTTACTCATAAGAAGAAAGAAGCCAACACAGAAGTAAAAACGAGAAACACTTGGCTCGCACCATTATTAATCGGTTTGGCTGGTGGGTTCATCTCGACTACTTTGGGTGTGGGTGGAGGATTTATCATTGTTCCACTACTAATCTCATTTGTAGGCTTACAACCTAGAAAAGCGGTTGGCACTAGCCTTTTCGCTGTTCTATTTATCGTAATCGCTGGATTTATTACCTATTCAACTAGTATTTCTATTGACTATCCATTTGCATTCACACTCATTGCTGGTGCCCTAATCGGAGGACAGCTTGGTGCTTACTTAACTCGAATATTTAAAGATGCCGAAATCAAAAAATTCTTAGGGTTCTTATATGTCTTTACGGTTATTAATATGGTCCTTAAAATTAGTGGATTCTCGATGGTTGGTCTTACGATTTCACTAGGGTATATTGGGTTCCTTTTAGTTGTCTTTACTCTACGAACCATTCATTATTTTAAACAGAAGAAAAATGAAATGAATACAAGAGGTGAAGCCTCATGA